GGCTAGGGAATTCCATCTGTAGTGCTATGGGCAATGCTGATTGCATATCAGTGGGTATGTTTTTTCTTTAGTTAACCAGAGCATTTTGATGTTTTGTGCTTATTTCACTTCAATTTATTTCTTGTTGCCTGAtcataccaccaccaccacatcgtctagagtctactccggtgagtatgagtacggatgttttactttctttgctcatgcttagtgtcaaacctagtgatggccttcgtgccggatttgttgatgtgccggccttcgtgccggaaatgtggttgtcggccttcgtgccgacgtttttcttgcaggttttggaaacctccccgtgcaggggaggtgctgccgaaattttcaacttttctttaaactccttacatttttatcttgtcactcacgtgcaatctcctctcttttttacagcatcaatcgggggcggcgtcgaaccatgtcgaagggtcgccggcatcgcacGTCGGGCCATCCCCACCTGGACCGTCGCCAGGATCGCACGCTAGGGCGTCCCACCCCTCATAGTCGCCGTGAGCCGCCTTCGGAGTCGTTTTTatgtattgaacttgtgaacttggaatagtgtgtacttttgaacgtgtggtttgtaatatattgtggatttcggacaaatttggtcgtttgtgatatataaatgtggtttgtgacatattggtgttgatttgtggtttgtgatatatatatatatatatgctttgttgtttacatggaaaagcaaaaaacaaaaaaaagaattttagaggtggcttccccgagtgcctgtgctgtggcactcgggaaagagggaatttttataaaaaaaacaaatttcttccccgagtgcttgagctgtggcactcggggaagagtatTTAAAAAACATTTCaaaaatctttcccgagtgttgcactcggggaagaaaataaaaaaaaaacgacatcggccgtcggccaacggcgtttaagtcttccccgagtgccaacaCGGCACTCGtcaaagccttccccgagtgcacgatTTTTGACACTGGGGGAAGGCGACTTTCCCGTGAGAGGATTAGCCGGaggctcttccccgagtgttgcactcggggaaggcttccccgagtgcaactggcactcggggaagccagcagttcctgtagtgctaa
The sequence above is drawn from the Miscanthus floridulus cultivar M001 chromosome 15, ASM1932011v1, whole genome shotgun sequence genome and encodes:
- the LOC136509380 gene encoding UDP-glycosyltransferase TURAN-like is translated as MADGAFCVTKAMQHELAQNWGIRATVLYDQSPDFFHPASLMEKHGLFSRLGNSICSAMGNADCISVASIGGGVEPCRRVAGIARRAIPTWTVARIAR